A genomic stretch from Thermodesulfatator atlanticus DSM 21156 includes:
- a CDS encoding glycosyltransferase family 2 protein, translated as MIETIAYIIREIIKYYQNFALADIFVKVLILTPAFWIEFPWYLYMTISCILYKIYKKPLKEDSKFSPHVGVIITAFRESERDILRSLRTVIHQEYDGIIEVVTIFDTRRKTNLLKKLRIPNKRIIKIIDKNYRGGRASSLNMGLKILSREAKIVVALDADTSLDYDAIKHLVIPFKNPEIIAVSGNLYVRNKKESLVTRLQHIEYIISITLSRIALSFLGTVNNISGAYGAFRREFLEKLYGWDSGTAEDLNLTNRLKIISSIYENSKLAFVPESVAHTSVPSTWSALFKQRQRWDGDLVWIFYKKYRRFLLPTLLKPTEYLLFINHNLLLQFVMPCAMVIYCIYIWLKYGLTALITINIFIFSVYELWTVIFFLIYLSLYCKDIEEELPFLLVLPLYPIYNWILRIHALKAYLDDLLLDLHRYSGYVPKWISKRLHY; from the coding sequence ATGATTGAGACAATTGCATACATAATAAGAGAAATAATTAAGTACTATCAAAACTTTGCTCTTGCAGATATTTTTGTAAAAGTATTAATTTTAACGCCTGCATTTTGGATAGAATTCCCGTGGTATTTGTATATGACAATTAGTTGCATATTATACAAAATATACAAAAAACCACTAAAAGAGGACTCTAAATTCTCACCTCACGTAGGAGTAATAATAACTGCTTTTAGAGAAAGCGAACGAGATATACTTCGTTCCTTAAGAACAGTGATACACCAAGAATACGACGGAATCATTGAAGTAGTAACGATTTTTGACACAAGGCGGAAAACGAACTTGCTTAAAAAGCTAAGAATTCCCAATAAAAGAATAATCAAAATTATAGACAAAAATTATAGAGGAGGCCGTGCTTCTTCTCTTAATATGGGCCTAAAAATATTGTCACGAGAAGCTAAAATAGTAGTTGCCCTAGATGCCGACACGTCACTAGATTATGACGCCATCAAACACTTAGTAATCCCATTTAAAAATCCAGAAATTATCGCAGTATCTGGAAACCTATATGTTAGAAATAAAAAAGAAAGTCTAGTAACCAGATTACAACACATCGAGTACATTATATCTATTACACTCTCGAGAATAGCACTATCTTTCCTAGGAACAGTAAACAATATATCAGGAGCTTACGGGGCTTTTCGCCGCGAATTTTTAGAAAAACTTTACGGATGGGATTCTGGTACCGCAGAAGACTTAAATTTAACGAATAGACTCAAAATTATTTCATCTATTTACGAAAACAGCAAACTAGCCTTTGTACCGGAATCTGTGGCCCACACCTCAGTACCATCAACTTGGTCTGCCTTGTTCAAACAACGACAACGTTGGGATGGTGATTTAGTCTGGATCTTTTACAAAAAGTATCGCAGGTTCCTGTTACCTACACTTCTAAAGCCTACTGAATATCTTCTTTTTATTAATCATAATCTTTTACTCCAATTCGTAATGCCGTGCGCAATGGTTATATACTGTATATATATATGGCTAAAGTATGGCCTAACCGCTCTAATCACAATAAATATTTTTATATTTTCAGTCTATGAATTATGGACAGTGATCTTCTTTTTAATATACCTATCCCTATACTGCAAAGATATAGAAGAAGAACTTCCATTTTTACTAGTATTGCCCCTTTACCCAATTTACAACTGGATACTCAGGATTCATGCTCTGAAAGCATACCTAGACGATTTATTACTAGACTTACATAGATATTCCGGGTACGTGCCAAAATGGATATCAAAAAGATTACATTATTAA
- a CDS encoding TolC family protein — MDIKKITLLIVIFLAIPKSSISFVLTYEALPTLLESSPLLKPYSYKAKEIEAKIKSLYTENSWWISLSGSYYFNRDYSKEIIGYNASLTAELTKNLTGYTTDILYKKFLLELNFIKNNLSKDERYTKLLWKLRFLFIEYLLLNKKIKNLEKIETTIEQIIIPQKEKLAAGLVKTDDLVVYTDLLFKIKFEQNIYKQKREITKQLISLLLGAEISQISPDEIWQQLPITIPHKENPSILMQAADELINLSKRRFYPRIKFSLGATKTWDDSSGGTWTGFSLSFPLNYKEAEKNKKREILSLWERIKEEESSRKQIMEQKALEHIAALWDLLLMQKMTARKIEHLLLDCENPNQTIIRKNTYKLKTLLLLNEYYDNQIKMFSLISSLSSTLLLKDLPNTQNKILFGCPPRNLSSWWWRSEPNQEKIAKIVEEFPILNKIYFSLNSEQIKKYIEGQNKELSFFILSLYERGIDTEILLGDPHWIFPEERQKLYQTISLIENKLYPLIQTIHLDIEPWSLPEFTEKKELLWQHYIEMLQRLRLITKLNIIIDVSPRVFKERITWNNEDKTIIDHISTYINGVVVMNYTGNTKNLLKNAKKYATLLDEKKIPYWIGISVERDESPDISLKLLNRERLDFFIHNCLRKISNSYYFRGIAIQSMEDLERYVSH, encoded by the coding sequence ATGGATATCAAAAAGATTACATTATTAATAGTAATATTTTTAGCAATACCGAAAAGCAGTATATCATTTGTACTGACTTATGAAGCCCTACCCACACTACTAGAATCATCGCCACTTCTCAAGCCATATTCATATAAAGCAAAAGAGATAGAAGCGAAGATAAAATCTCTTTACACAGAAAATAGTTGGTGGATATCATTAAGCGGGTCATATTACTTTAATCGCGACTACAGTAAAGAAATAATAGGCTACAATGCAAGCTTAACGGCAGAACTTACTAAAAACCTTACGGGATATACAACTGACATACTTTACAAAAAATTTTTACTAGAATTAAATTTCATAAAAAATAATTTATCAAAAGACGAAAGATATACAAAACTATTATGGAAACTAAGATTTCTATTTATAGAATACTTACTACTAAATAAAAAAATAAAAAACCTAGAGAAAATAGAAACCACCATTGAACAAATAATAATTCCACAAAAAGAAAAATTAGCTGCAGGACTAGTTAAAACTGATGACCTAGTTGTATACACCGATCTACTATTTAAAATCAAATTTGAACAAAATATATACAAGCAAAAAAGAGAAATTACTAAACAATTAATATCTCTACTATTAGGAGCAGAAATATCCCAAATTTCTCCAGATGAAATATGGCAGCAACTGCCAATTACTATCCCCCATAAAGAAAACCCTTCAATTCTGATGCAAGCTGCAGATGAATTAATAAATCTTAGCAAAAGACGTTTTTACCCCCGGATTAAATTCTCTTTAGGAGCCACAAAAACATGGGATGACAGTTCAGGAGGTACATGGACAGGATTTTCATTGTCGTTTCCTTTGAATTACAAGGAAGCAGAAAAAAACAAAAAGAGGGAAATTTTGTCTCTCTGGGAAAGAATTAAAGAGGAAGAATCATCTCGAAAACAAATAATGGAACAAAAAGCTCTTGAACATATCGCGGCACTCTGGGATTTATTATTGATGCAGAAAATGACAGCCAGAAAGATAGAACACTTGCTGCTTGATTGCGAAAATCCAAACCAAACTATTATAAGGAAAAACACATATAAGCTCAAAACTTTACTACTTTTAAATGAATATTACGACAATCAAATTAAAATGTTCTCTTTAATTTCGTCTCTATCTAGCACCCTTCTCTTAAAGGATCTCCCTAATACTCAGAATAAAATACTTTTTGGGTGCCCACCAAGAAATTTGTCATCTTGGTGGTGGAGAAGTGAGCCAAACCAAGAGAAAATAGCAAAAATCGTAGAAGAATTCCCCATTTTGAACAAAATTTATTTTTCACTAAACAGTGAACAAATAAAAAAATATATTGAAGGACAAAATAAAGAGTTATCATTTTTTATATTGTCTCTTTATGAGCGCGGAATAGACACAGAAATATTATTAGGCGACCCTCACTGGATTTTTCCTGAAGAACGTCAAAAATTATATCAAACTATATCACTCATTGAAAATAAATTATACCCACTAATCCAAACTATTCACTTAGACATTGAGCCTTGGAGCCTTCCTGAATTTACAGAAAAAAAAGAACTCTTGTGGCAACATTATATAGAAATGTTACAACGATTACGTTTAATAACTAAACTAAATATAATTATAGATGTCTCTCCACGAGTATTTAAGGAACGCATTACATGGAACAACGAAGATAAAACAATTATCGACCATATTTCCACCTATATAAATGGTGTTGTGGTCATGAATTATACTGGTAATACCAAAAACCTTTTAAAGAATGCAAAAAAATACGCAACTCTTTTAGACGAAAAGAAAATACCATACTGGATCGGAATATCAGTAGAACGGGATGAAAGTCCTGATATAAGCTTAAAACTATTAAATAGAGAAAGACTTGATTTCTTTATCCATAATTGCCTTAGAAAGATATCTAATAGTTATTATTTCAGAGGAATAGCCATCCAAAGCATGGAGGATCTTGAAAGATATGTTTCACATTAA
- a CDS encoding DUF4139 domain-containing protein produces the protein MPSVLVFFLVFLWAFQAAAEVKQLEIYQNGLFLTEEFVVKPGENVLPLLSAVPLKEIEISSASQGLVLGAISTRTVTRKEPIYKTLADLKTKESQLKKEIARLDKELSLLEEVLKGKREVPSPEAFLKYQEIFRDLTQQKDAKEQELEKTSQKIKEISQKIAFPEVTALEIQALNAGIVRVRYPAKRLLSWQEAYECQFNSARSELFIKGEATIKQKSGLDWRNVLVLYYPRQRARFSLSPPPFQPWIIGESFPRPELLLRKTKEIARSLIAEPKREEGPGAIWERVVTRVPLIPAGKSVLISLGKEQIPVKKFLIEVPAYATEKAYFRVDVVSQKSFPRLFARFYLDGVYVGRALLGPLYPGQQKSIYFGPAPLLAVKKEVLKDTTGENFWGKEVQVKETRLTLVNNYKKTFPVEVIDRIPISRKKEIKIKAEARPPWQEISPEGKALWRFGLVPGMRQEIYLKIEIKRPRNE, from the coding sequence ATGCCTAGCGTTTTGGTCTTTTTCTTAGTTTTTTTATGGGCTTTTCAGGCTGCGGCAGAGGTAAAACAACTTGAAATTTATCAAAATGGCCTTTTTCTGACAGAAGAATTTGTCGTAAAACCAGGTGAAAATGTTCTTCCCCTGCTTTCAGCTGTCCCTTTAAAAGAAATAGAAATTTCAAGTGCTTCCCAGGGCTTGGTTCTCGGAGCGATTAGCACACGCACGGTTACCAGGAAAGAGCCCATTTACAAAACCCTGGCAGACTTAAAAACCAAAGAATCTCAGCTCAAAAAAGAAATTGCACGCCTTGATAAAGAGCTTTCCCTTCTTGAAGAAGTTTTAAAAGGCAAACGAGAGGTGCCTTCCCCTGAGGCCTTTCTCAAATATCAGGAAATCTTCAGAGACCTTACCCAGCAAAAAGACGCAAAAGAGCAGGAACTTGAAAAGACTAGTCAAAAAATAAAAGAAATTTCCCAAAAGATAGCTTTTCCTGAGGTTACCGCCCTTGAGATCCAGGCCTTAAATGCGGGCATTGTAAGAGTGCGTTATCCTGCTAAGAGACTGCTTTCCTGGCAAGAGGCCTACGAATGCCAGTTTAATTCTGCGCGCTCAGAGCTTTTTATAAAAGGTGAAGCCACCATTAAGCAAAAAAGTGGTTTGGACTGGCGAAATGTCCTGGTGCTTTATTATCCAAGGCAAAGGGCGCGCTTTTCCCTTTCCCCTCCGCCATTTCAACCCTGGATTATCGGGGAAAGCTTCCCAAGGCCTGAACTTCTCCTTAGAAAAACCAAAGAAATAGCCCGAAGTCTTATTGCTGAGCCAAAAAGAGAAGAAGGCCCAGGGGCTATCTGGGAACGTGTGGTAACGCGGGTGCCTTTAATTCCCGCGGGAAAAAGTGTTCTTATTTCCCTTGGCAAAGAACAAATTCCCGTTAAAAAATTTCTCATCGAAGTCCCTGCTTATGCTACGGAAAAGGCCTATTTTCGGGTAGATGTGGTTTCGCAAAAAAGCTTCCCGCGCCTTTTCGCCAGGTTTTATCTTGATGGCGTTTATGTAGGCCGGGCCCTCTTAGGCCCTCTTTATCCTGGTCAGCAAAAAAGTATTTATTTTGGCCCGGCACCGCTTCTTGCTGTCAAAAAAGAAGTCTTAAAAGATACTACGGGAGAAAATTTTTGGGGCAAAGAAGTCCAGGTGAAAGAAACCCGTTTGACTTTAGTGAACAACTATAAAAAGACTTTTCCGGTGGAAGTAATCGACCGTATTCCCATCTCACGCAAAAAAGAGATAAAGATAAAAGCCGAAGCACGGCCACCGTGGCAGGAAATCTCTCCAGAAGGTAAGGCCTTGTGGCGTTTTGGACTTGTTCCTGGAATGCGCCAGGAAATTTACTTAAAAATCGAAATAAAGCGTCCCAGAAATGAATAA
- a CDS encoding UvrD-helicase domain-containing protein, whose amino-acid sequence MNKPCILRIEASAGAGKTYRLTSRYLELLANLEPHPQTLRSVVAITFTNKAAAEMKERIVKNLKNIALATEEGKKLAAQTGLTPQAAAKWLEIIFEHFNDLQVRTIDSLVFSILKGIALEVGLRPDLEAELKEDVLLARAYDRLLLYLREGDTALRDIFRQVLLTFLEIEARSGFNPEKAIRKMLLDLFRYELKGRPLQNNQRNWMLKDMAEDVANAASRFLVAAEEAGLKFRYSFWHEKFLAPLDNFRATPFWKSSAADIFKGRGQVPPEVEALYADFQEKLEKYLFAWAVVRLIPYAQLYEKLKLELERLRQEYGLIHGGGWIEIVERVLREEGIPLVYCKLGTRFRHFLIDEFQDTSRAQWEALRPLVEEALARGGSLTYVGDVKQAIYVWRGGDPGLFKEVPQELPAELVDDPLPYNWRARENLVAFNNRFFGLLAEEGRARYVARRFLYAEREEERAKNCPHVGELAGFITETFQRVQQELPEERPGGQIEIVFCPGEDLHTQYEEILARLEKLLIQQKEQVAHKKIAILVRTNDQAEEIAHLLFEIGIPAVTENALRITSSQVVKALVSFLSFLDYPFNDVALAGFLRSKIAKGFLNLPEKFWKGAGRGNTLLDLLKNYDAEGFNNHLAPFLEKAGFLSPYDLVREVFAHFRIYERFPEEEAFLHRFLSLVLAFEQEGAGLSGFLERWSERAAEERLGLPEELSAVRVLTIHAAKGLEFDVVYLPFLHWTLKTPSLVTLEEGTLGYVQSPYPGPIKDKVMREKAAQALENLNLLYVAFTRAKEELYIFIPEKRPERASFGTGDIVRQFLAELGYRNYAS is encoded by the coding sequence ATGAATAAACCTTGTATCTTGCGTATTGAGGCCTCGGCAGGGGCTGGAAAGACCTATCGCCTAACCAGCAGATACCTTGAGCTTTTGGCAAATCTTGAGCCGCATCCCCAGACTTTGCGCTCCGTAGTAGCCATCACTTTTACTAATAAGGCTGCTGCGGAAATGAAAGAACGTATTGTCAAAAACCTCAAAAACATAGCCCTTGCCACAGAAGAAGGGAAAAAACTTGCAGCACAAACTGGCTTGACTCCTCAAGCCGCAGCAAAGTGGCTTGAGATAATCTTTGAGCACTTTAACGACCTGCAAGTGCGCACCATTGATTCCCTTGTTTTCAGCATTCTTAAGGGCATAGCCCTTGAGGTGGGGCTACGCCCTGACCTTGAAGCTGAGCTCAAGGAAGATGTCTTGCTTGCCAGGGCTTATGATAGACTGCTTCTTTATCTTCGCGAGGGGGACACTGCGCTCAGGGATATTTTCCGCCAGGTGTTGCTAACTTTTCTCGAAATAGAAGCGAGATCTGGGTTTAATCCAGAGAAGGCTATCCGTAAGATGCTTCTTGATCTTTTCCGTTATGAACTAAAGGGACGGCCTCTTCAAAACAACCAGAGGAACTGGATGCTGAAGGACATGGCAGAAGACGTGGCCAATGCGGCCTCTCGCTTTCTTGTGGCAGCAGAAGAAGCAGGCCTTAAGTTTCGCTACTCTTTCTGGCATGAAAAGTTCCTTGCCCCTCTTGATAATTTCAGGGCCACGCCTTTTTGGAAAAGTTCTGCGGCAGATATTTTTAAAGGGCGAGGCCAGGTACCCCCAGAAGTAGAGGCACTTTATGCGGATTTTCAAGAAAAGCTTGAAAAGTATCTCTTTGCCTGGGCGGTGGTGCGCCTGATTCCCTACGCGCAGTTATATGAAAAGTTAAAGCTTGAACTTGAACGCTTGCGCCAAGAATATGGCCTTATACACGGCGGTGGCTGGATTGAAATCGTTGAGCGTGTTTTGCGCGAAGAAGGTATCCCGCTTGTTTATTGCAAGCTTGGGACGCGCTTTCGCCACTTCTTGATAGATGAATTCCAGGACACCAGCAGAGCACAATGGGAAGCCCTGAGGCCTTTGGTGGAAGAGGCCCTAGCGAGAGGGGGAAGCCTCACTTACGTTGGTGATGTAAAACAAGCCATTTATGTGTGGCGCGGGGGGGATCCCGGGCTTTTTAAAGAGGTCCCCCAAGAACTTCCTGCAGAGCTTGTCGATGATCCTTTGCCCTATAACTGGCGTGCCAGGGAAAACTTAGTGGCGTTTAATAACAGGTTTTTTGGGCTCCTGGCAGAAGAGGGGCGTGCTAGATACGTTGCCAGAAGGTTTCTTTATGCTGAAAGAGAAGAAGAAAGGGCCAAAAATTGCCCCCATGTAGGAGAGCTTGCTGGCTTTATAACAGAAACCTTCCAAAGGGTGCAGCAAGAGCTCCCTGAAGAAAGACCAGGTGGTCAAATAGAAATAGTTTTTTGTCCAGGAGAAGATCTCCACACCCAGTATGAAGAGATTTTGGCAAGGCTGGAAAAGCTCCTAATCCAACAAAAAGAACAAGTAGCCCATAAAAAAATAGCTATTTTGGTACGAACTAACGACCAGGCCGAGGAGATTGCCCACCTTCTTTTTGAGATAGGCATCCCTGCTGTCACCGAAAATGCCTTAAGAATAACAAGTTCGCAGGTGGTAAAGGCCCTGGTGTCTTTTCTGTCTTTTTTGGATTATCCCTTTAATGATGTAGCGTTGGCAGGGTTTTTAAGAAGCAAGATAGCTAAAGGTTTCTTAAATCTGCCAGAAAAATTCTGGAAAGGTGCTGGGCGCGGAAATACTTTGCTTGACTTGCTTAAAAACTACGATGCGGAAGGCTTTAACAATCACCTTGCGCCTTTTCTTGAAAAGGCAGGATTCCTTTCACCTTACGATTTAGTCCGTGAGGTTTTTGCCCATTTCAGAATTTATGAGCGTTTTCCTGAGGAGGAAGCCTTTTTACATCGTTTTCTTTCGCTGGTGCTTGCCTTTGAGCAAGAAGGGGCTGGGCTTTCTGGTTTTTTGGAGCGCTGGTCTGAAAGGGCTGCCGAGGAAAGGCTTGGGCTTCCAGAGGAGCTAAGTGCCGTGCGGGTTTTGACTATTCATGCGGCCAAGGGGCTTGAATTCGACGTTGTCTATTTACCTTTTCTGCACTGGACTTTAAAAACACCTTCCCTGGTTACCCTTGAAGAAGGGACTTTGGGATACGTTCAGAGTCCCTATCCTGGCCCTATAAAAGACAAAGTCATGCGCGAGAAAGCTGCTCAAGCCCTTGAGAACCTGAATCTTTTATACGTGGCCTTTACCCGGGCCAAAGAAGAGCTATATATCTTTATCCCGGAAAAACGGCCTGAAAGGGCAAGTTTTGGCACAGGTGATATTGTGCGCCAATTTTTAGCAGAGCTTGGATACAGAAATTATGCGTCTTGA
- a CDS encoding PD-(D/E)XK nuclease family protein, with protein sequence MDTEIMRLDLRVKRYDLELLGERAREIGYGEIAHKALYFLPLLPKGYKRAVLNKEVKKALKRALALTDPRFREDFAMVEEFLGKILVKALLLPEVRPFFEEGVKGYKEIELQDEKGELHRVDRLVLTEQGPVVIDYKLGARRKEHIAQVKRYQKLLSKIYGQKVCAYLFYLEEPILLDIEQIKQQPLI encoded by the coding sequence TTGGATACAGAAATTATGCGTCTTGATCTCAGGGTAAAACGTTACGATTTGGAGCTCCTTGGAGAACGAGCCAGGGAAATTGGCTACGGTGAGATTGCGCACAAGGCCCTTTATTTTTTACCTCTTTTACCTAAGGGATATAAACGTGCGGTCCTGAACAAAGAGGTTAAAAAGGCGTTAAAACGAGCGCTTGCCCTCACCGACCCACGATTTCGCGAAGACTTTGCCATGGTGGAAGAGTTCCTTGGCAAAATTTTGGTAAAGGCCCTGCTTTTACCTGAAGTGCGACCTTTTTTTGAAGAGGGGGTCAAGGGCTATAAAGAAATCGAATTGCAGGATGAAAAAGGCGAGCTCCACCGCGTTGACCGCTTGGTGCTAACCGAGCAAGGCCCGGTGGTTATTGATTATAAGCTTGGTGCAAGGCGTAAGGAACATATTGCCCAAGTGAAACGTTATCAAAAGCTTCTTAGCAAGATATATGGCCAAAAAGTATGCGCGTACCTTTTCTATCTCGAGGAGCCCATTCTTTTAGACATTGAACAAATCAAACAACAGCCTTTGATATGA
- a CDS encoding TackOD1 domain-containing metal-binding protein, producing MKAVIVGSISPSIHQDIRTITFKEGEQGDIYLIGETEDILSVLLKLRGDPKTALNPVFLLENENIDEYIQDLIDGPWQDEKSLKKAEKILTRIRSLPALSEHLAESEKRLVTFFRFLWSREREEVKAYPDSDSRVGYTYPLLRACLKLKAGDEIDYIEQLSSQGLIREKKLVNRIPVCPNDHTYQIIFRETCPNCGSLKLQETDLYYHFDCGYVGPKEEFTEEDILRCPKCQRRLRHLGEDYEIPNNVFLCRDCQHITEEPKIEIFCLHCKKTYGIESLVFYEIKDYLISALGIETAQEGRLPLRGIEEIFDKLNLIKWNVFKFIFDWEKNRFKRYKQPFSLLLISWDKEKIEEIFEEYGTSKIKQYFEEVIVFLKQNLRTTDIGCRYNLGTFLFLLPNTPGENAKIVQSRLLKDISKIETDIPIPPLKIEIYSCPGEAEKLTIEEIITAEYD from the coding sequence ATGAAAGCGGTAATTGTTGGATCGATATCGCCCTCAATCCACCAAGATATTAGAACTATTACTTTCAAAGAAGGAGAACAAGGTGATATTTATTTAATAGGAGAAACCGAAGACATTTTATCAGTTTTGCTTAAATTGAGAGGAGACCCAAAAACCGCCTTAAATCCTGTATTCTTGCTTGAAAACGAAAATATAGATGAATATATCCAGGACTTGATTGATGGCCCCTGGCAAGACGAAAAAAGTTTAAAAAAAGCAGAAAAAATTTTAACACGCATACGATCACTTCCTGCCTTATCAGAACACTTAGCCGAAAGCGAAAAGAGACTGGTAACCTTTTTTCGTTTTCTCTGGAGCCGAGAAAGAGAAGAAGTAAAAGCATATCCTGATTCTGATTCAAGGGTAGGATACACTTATCCCTTGTTACGAGCATGTTTAAAATTAAAAGCAGGAGATGAAATTGACTATATAGAACAACTATCATCACAAGGACTAATACGTGAAAAGAAGTTAGTTAATAGAATACCTGTATGCCCAAATGATCACACCTATCAAATCATTTTTAGAGAAACCTGCCCAAATTGTGGCTCTCTAAAGCTACAAGAAACAGACCTCTATTACCATTTCGATTGTGGATATGTTGGACCTAAAGAAGAATTTACAGAAGAAGACATATTAAGATGTCCAAAATGTCAACGACGCTTAAGACACCTCGGAGAGGATTATGAAATTCCTAATAATGTTTTTTTATGCAGGGATTGCCAACATATTACCGAAGAACCTAAAATAGAAATTTTCTGCCTACATTGTAAAAAAACATATGGCATCGAATCGTTAGTTTTTTACGAAATAAAAGACTATTTAATATCCGCCCTAGGAATAGAAACCGCACAAGAAGGACGTCTACCCCTCCGTGGTATTGAGGAGATTTTTGACAAGCTAAATTTGATAAAATGGAATGTATTTAAGTTCATATTTGATTGGGAAAAAAATAGATTTAAAAGATACAAGCAGCCATTTAGTCTCCTCTTAATCAGTTGGGACAAAGAAAAAATAGAAGAAATATTCGAAGAATACGGGACCTCAAAAATCAAACAATACTTCGAAGAGGTTATTGTCTTTTTAAAACAAAATCTAAGAACTACAGATATAGGATGCCGATACAATCTTGGCACTTTCCTTTTTCTACTCCCTAACACACCAGGAGAAAATGCCAAAATTGTACAAAGCCGACTACTTAAAGACATATCAAAAATTGAAACTGATATTCCTATCCCTCCGTTAAAAATAGAAATTTATTCTTGTCCAGGAGAAGCTGAAAAGCTAACTATAGAAGAAATTATAACCGCAGAATATGATTGA
- a CDS encoding HlyD family secretion protein, giving the protein MFHIKTLRKRKSVGVTEKYRTGPKPKKRLPYYCLIFIFLFSILALYFYNSYIIVKGSGLVTGEIVTVRSPIKGNIITITKEGTPFEKGKILVKIKPYIIHDDSKWLEKKRKIIKSNYQEVESTIKQLTKEKNQLEKELEKIESLYKRRIISLSDKIPVVSLVKNLEIQIASLKQKKKSLKIELLDTEEKLRASREKSSPYKYISSQSGFVLEKYVTLDSMVFPGDDILRISTGKPKFILAYFSLKDINSIKLGNPVTIELPNGRKIKGNISKIFPEAGYKPSFILRTFERREMALKVLIKPLDTKDLILRSPVKIYLKKKIKFF; this is encoded by the coding sequence ATGTTTCACATTAAAACACTCCGTAAAAGAAAATCCGTAGGAGTAACAGAAAAATATAGAACAGGACCAAAGCCAAAAAAAAGATTACCATACTACTGCCTAATATTCATCTTTCTTTTTAGCATACTAGCTTTATATTTTTACAACTCCTACATAATAGTAAAAGGATCTGGACTAGTTACCGGAGAAATAGTTACAGTTAGGAGCCCTATAAAAGGAAATATTATTACAATAACAAAAGAAGGAACTCCTTTCGAAAAAGGAAAAATATTAGTAAAAATTAAACCATATATAATACATGATGACTCAAAGTGGCTAGAAAAGAAGCGAAAAATAATCAAATCTAATTACCAGGAAGTAGAATCAACCATTAAACAGTTAACCAAAGAAAAAAACCAGCTAGAAAAGGAACTAGAAAAAATTGAAAGCCTTTACAAACGACGTATTATTAGCCTTTCTGATAAGATTCCAGTAGTATCTTTAGTTAAAAATCTAGAAATTCAAATAGCTAGTCTAAAACAGAAAAAGAAATCTTTAAAAATAGAACTTCTAGACACAGAAGAAAAGTTAAGAGCCTCAAGAGAGAAATCCTCCCCCTATAAATACATAAGTTCTCAATCAGGTTTTGTTTTAGAAAAATATGTAACACTTGATTCAATGGTTTTCCCAGGAGATGACATTTTGCGGATCTCAACGGGAAAGCCTAAATTTATATTAGCCTATTTTAGCTTAAAAGACATTAATTCCATTAAACTCGGAAACCCAGTAACAATTGAACTTCCCAATGGGAGAAAAATAAAAGGCAATATTTCAAAGATATTTCCCGAAGCAGGCTATAAACCATCATTCATCCTAAGAACTTTCGAACGTAGAGAGATGGCCTTAAAAGTACTTATAAAGCCTTTAGATACGAAAGATTTGATTCTGCGTTCACCAGTAAAGATCTATCTAAAAAAGAAAATTAAATTTTTCTAG